The DNA region CCAGGCCCTTGTCCTCCTAGTCCTTGATCTTCCTTCTTGAGCTGGGTTGCGGATCCCAGCCTTAGGTACCCCTGCCTGAGCGACTATACTGTCTACCAGCGTTAAGTGTGGTACCCACAAGGAAGAGGGTCCCGCCTCTGAGAATCAGCTGGACCTGAAGGTTCACAGAAGTCCATGAAGGACCTCccccatggtccagtggttgagaatctgcctgccaacgcaggtgacatgggttcgatccctggttcaggaagattccacatgccctggggcaactaagcccttgcgccacaactactgagctcgtgctctagagcctgtgctctgcaacaggcgGAGCCACCGCaagtgagaagcccaggcaccgcaacgagagagtagcccccactcactacaACTGGAGAACACCCACAGGAAGCAAGGACAACCCAGCAGAgcctaaaacagaaaaaagaaaattaaaggataagttaaaaaaaaaatgcatggaaATCTTCGGCAGGACTCCTTACTATCCTCCAGCTTTCTCAGAGGGCCCTAGTGTCCAAATTCCCCAACCCTGTAATTAGGTGAACTTGCTCCTTGATGGAGTTGCTGTCCACCCCTAGAAGCAGCCTTGCTGGCGGCACCATAGCATATCTGATGGAGCTTCAGATAGTTTCCTGTTCAGTGGCCAATGTCCCACTCGTGAATAACCAGGGAGACacctttccctcttccttcagataccccttccccatccccttctGTACTCGGAAGTCATGGCCCGGAGACCACACCACTTGGACTAGAGCCTCTCTCTGTATACCTCAGGGTACCCACTGAGCTGTGAGGTGTGTATCAGGAATGGAGCCAAATGCACTGGAGTAATGAAGACTTGCGCCCAGGACGAGGACTCCTGCATCTCCGTCATGACTGAGACTAACAACAGTAAGAGGGTAGGGAATAGCGTCAGATCCTGGGGAGATGGGGGGTGCCTTCAGGGTAGCAGATACTACCACACGCTGGGAGGAACCTTTGAGTgaagagggaaaggaggaaagagaatcCAGTGGAATGACAGAAACCACTGTTGCCAAGGATTTCTGAAAATGAGACTCCAAAGACAcgatgggggaggggcagacaTAGAGAATTTCTTAGGCGAGAAGGGATTAGGAAAGGACACAGGGGAAGAGTGAAATCCATGGAGGGGGGGCGGGAATCTAATATGCAAAAGGTGTAGGGGTGGGTGTAGAGAAGACTGGGGTGAGTTGCAAATAATGTGATTAGGTTGACTCTGTGATCAGGTgtagcctgtccatgggattttccaggtaagaatactgaagtggcttgccatttcctcctccaggggatctttccaacccagggaccgaaccagtattttgtgtctcctacattggcagtggGGGGCAATTATCattgcaccacctgagaagtcccagtattggaacagagagagagagagagagagagataaggaCAGATAATCCAAGGATtcagtccatgagtttgcaaagagacagacaggactgagcacccACTCACCCAAGCACTTGGGGTACAGAGCAGAAACCCTAGGCCTGGAGGAGACCACCCTATCTatggtggggaaggggaaggccAGGGAGACTGGAAGAGACCACTTCAGGCAAGACCTGAGAGTAGCCAAGGAGGGCAGCAAGAGATCATAGGTAGGAAGTCTGGGGAGTGACCCTGGGAAATCTTAGACGAAGAAGGAGACGGGTGTTACAGGGTGGTGGCTGAGGGCTGCATCCTAGGATTTGGTGGACAGAATTCCAGGGGTCAGGGGAGGGCTGAAGGTTGGAAGAGACCATTTCACACAGGTCTGGGGGTAGTCATAGGTGGCCTAGAAAAGACCTCTTCAGGTGTGACCTTTAGAGAATGGCAGTGAGGTGGCCATGGAGCTGAAGGGACTACTCAGGAGAGACCAACACAGCCAGGGGCGGAGGAAGGAAGGGTTGGGTACAATACTCAACCCTCCAGGCCTTGCCCCAGGCAGTTAAGGGTGTATGACTTTGGGGAGATGGAAGAGGCCTCTCTAGACAGCAGTGGGCTGGGGAAGCTGTAAGGTGATGGAAATACCCCGGGACCAGGGTCCAGACCAGGGCTCCTGAGTCCTCTGTCCACCCTCATGATGCAGAGGGCTCTGTGGACGTGACCAGCTACAAAGGGTGCGCGAAATCCAGTGAGTGTGACCCGGAATTCCTCTCCATCACCGTGGCTCCGGAGAACTACATGGGGTCCGACACGCGCTGCTGCCAGACCGATGGCTGCAACCACAAACCCCTGCCGGGTAAGCCCCAGCTGAGCCCCACAGCTggagcccctccctgcccacccctccccccgccaGAGCCAGCTGTGAGCACCTGTCGCTGACCTGCACTTTAACCTGAGACAAGCGTCTTCCTTGcgctgagccttggtttcttctcCTGTAAACTGCAGTGTCCAGGGACTTCCCcgatggtccagtgactaagattccATGCGCCTTATGCaggggtttcatccctggtccaggaactaggtTCCACAGGGCGCAACTAAGATCCAggcaaataaatattattttctaaaaatgcaGTGTAGGTTAGCGACTGGTGTCCTGAGTGGTtgtgatgttgggaaagggaCTAATGTCCCCGTGCACCTTaccctccaccctcctccccagtgTTCAGGAGAAATCTGACAGAGAATGGCCTTCGGTGTCCTTCCTGCTTCAGCATCTCCACGGAAACATGCACCCCGACTCAGGAAGTGCCCTGTATTGGCGAGGAAACCCGCTGTGTCACCTTGACTGGCCTTGCACAGCCTGGTGAGGGGAACCTGGATTTCAGAAGGAGGGCACAGGGTTCCCAGAAGGTCCCAGAATGGGAGCCTCATTCTTCCAGATTCTAAGGGAGAGAGTGGCTCCAAAGAACTGGGGGAAGGTGGCTGGGGCATtacccctggattgggagcaGGGAGGCATTGGGGATCCTGATTCTAGTCTGAAATCCCCTCCCACAGGCATCAGATTTGCTGCCCAGGGCTGTGGTACGGAGGCCGCCTGCCACACCAAGCCTGGGACCCTGGTGCCCTCAGGCTCTCGTTTCTTGACCATCAAGAAGACCAGCTGTCATCCAAGCTCCCACGCCTCTGGCAAGGCTGAGTGAAGAACTGAGGCCCATGTGGTGTTTGGTCTCCATTCGTTCTCAGCTACGGCTTCCCATGTGTCTATAAATTAAACAAGTTAACAGAACAGTCCTGAGTCTTTGTGATGTGATGCATTTCAGGGAGATGGGATGCAAAAAGCAGGGGTCTGAACCCTTGGGAACctctctttggaagaaagaaagggaagatgcTAACTGTTGTTAAGGGATCACTTCCTGCCGGGTCACTATGTTAAGTGTTTTCCATGCAGTACTTCATTTCATAATCACAACAACTCTGAAGTTGAAagtattgtccccattttacagaggaacaAACTGAGGCACGGATTGTGGTGTCACTTGCCTTTGGTCAAACAGCTGGGAGGGTCAGACTCTGGATTCCATGCACAATTCTCCTTATTAATTTCTTTTCGGTTACCAACATCAGTATCTATGTTTGTAAACTGTGGATACTAACAGCTAGATCCTCAAAGGGCTGTCTTAAGagtcaaatgaaagaaaatgaaaaaaggactTGGTTCAGGGCCTAGCACctttaagggggcttccctggtggctcagatgggaaagaatctgcctgccaattcagaagacgtgggtttaatccctgggtggggaagatcccctggaggagggcatggcatcccacttcagtattcttgccttgagaatgcagggacagaggagcctggtgggctatagttcatgagatcacacagtcggacacaactgagtgactgagcacacacactaccAACTTTAAGACTTTGCTGGTTCTGGAGACAGTGTGTCTGGGCAAATAGTTACCGTGCTAACAGCGGCCACTTACTGGGTAGCCATTAGTTAGAAGACACTAGACCTTGGCAGCTATCAGGATAGACTGGATTATGCTACAGTAACAAATAAGTCCCCAATctcagtagcttaaaacaacaaagttGTATTAGTCAGTTGATGCTGTAGTAATGTGTAACAAACCAAGCCCAAATCGAGACATGACAAGAAGCATTCTTCTTCCTAAGGGTCGGTAGCCATTCCTAAGGGCAGCTCTGTTTCTGGCTGTGCGCTGGTGGGTTTGCCTGCAGTCTGGGAGGGAGACTCTAGTTCTCCTCCCTGGGGTTCCAGTCTTCTGAGATCTGTGACTCCCTGGCGAATGTCTGTCTCATGGCAGATGACATGGGGCACACAAACCAAGTGCACCAAAAGTCCCTGCGGTGGTTGGGGTGCTAACCTTCCATGGAGTAAAGTAAATCATATGGTTAAAGCCAGCCTCAGTGGAGCAGGGAACTATAGTCCACCTCAATGGCCCTAGCAAACCCCAGGGGGAGGGGCACAAGAAGAGCAGTCTGGCCCCCTACGGCCCCTCCTGCACCCCTGCCAGACAGGTTTCATTACCAACATGACCTCTGAGGGTCATGAAAGGAAAATCACAGATTTAATCTTCACCACTACTCCTTGTGATAGGCACTATTATTCTCATCCCTGTTTTCAGAAGAATCTGAGGTTCAAGAAGGAATACCACATTGGCAATCGTGCAGCTAAAAAGTGGCAGATCTTCAGATCTTAATCATTGAGTCACgttgagaaggagaaagagaccaCATCCCAGAGAGAGGGGACACGCCTGTATAAGTATGGATACTTTGCTACATAACAAGCCCCTCCAAACCTCAGTTGCTTAGAATAATTCCCTATATAAACatccttatatatatttatttggctgcattgggtgtTAGTTGTGGCAGACAATATCTTTAATAAGTCATGCAGGATCCCTTTGGTGGTGCATGGACActctagttgcagctcccaggctcagaTGATGGGCGGCATCTGGGATCTTCGTTAccctcccagggattgaacttcaatcctctgcattgcaaggaagattcttaaccactggaccactagggaagcctctaGAATAACTGTCTTGTATTTATCTCATTCCATGGGTTAGCAATTTGGTCTAGGGTCAGCTGGAGGATGGTTCAGCTGCCGGTCAGCTAGGCAGCTCCCTTTCAGAGGGCTGACACTACTTGGGGTGTCCTGGCTGACTGGGCCACATGTATCTAATCACCCTGCAGGTTAGCCTGGACTTCCGCATGTGGTCACGGTGGCAGGGGTCCCCAGGGCAGCGAGAGATCACCCCAATCCATGAGCACTTGTCAAGCTTCTGCTTGCATCACATTTCCCGTTAGTCCAGTAGTCAAGCAGATCCAAAGACCAGGTCTAAAGTCAGGATGAGAAGGGTCTACCAAGGCCATGGCTGCAGGAATGCTGAACAGACTGGGGGCATTAATGGGCCATGCTAGTTCTAGAGCTAAGAAGTTTACTATCACAGCCCCCAAGGTTAAACAATTACTAGTCCACCCAACCTCCTTCAGGGTGGCAAAACTCTTAAAGtcactggactgcagcccagggaaTTCTGTCCTGCACACCCCCCCACCATCCCTCCTCTTCAGGGACCCAGGAGGCCTCACCCTTGGACCTCTCCTCCATCAGACACAGGAGTCTAGGCTTCCAGTTGCTAGTCAGAATCCCAAGCATCTTCCCCCTCCTTTTAAACCcgcaacaaacacacacacaatggaatttctacttttttattcACTCTTCCAAAAAGTACCACAGGTCAACCCACCCCTGAGTCTCCCAGCTTCATGGTTCCTCAcctcaatggacacaagtctaTCATTATCAGGAAATTCATCTAAGTTGATGAGGCTTATACCGCTTCTGCTTCTGGTGATAACAACATTAGGATTTATCAGACGTTTTCTACAATTTCTGCCTTCAAGGGCCTGCCAGCCTGCATGTGCCATGTAGACTCACCCTGAGGGCAGCCAGTGATCGCTCCACAAGGGAATCCTCAGGCTTTTCTGTTTGGATGCTCCCAGAGACAGATGCCTCACTAGCAACTTGCTGCCTCCAGAGCCTAAAATTCAATCTATTTAAAAGTCATGATTTAAAAGTCAACCACTCCAAAAGAGAGTCGTGACACCCAAGGGTTCTGAAATACAACTACTTAAACACAATCAGCACACTCCACGAGGGACAGtaacacaagaaaacaaaactgggtcttgctttcTCAGAGTTGATCTCAGGCAGCAGTCCCCTTggtaggaggagagagggaattTGGAACAGAGAAGCATAGTGTAGAGATGTCCGACAGGGCCGTTAGAGATGGTGTCAGAGAGGAGGGCACCCTGAGCAAAGGCACGGGGATGAGACTAATGTTTGAGGGCTCCCAAGAGGGGCTGCAAGTCTATTACCGTGGACCAGAGAGAACAAAGGTGCCTACATGGAATGCTCACGATAACCCTGTGGGTAGATGCCATTTGCTGACTCACTTGCAAAAGGCCACCCCTATGGTCAAAGGGCTGTCTGGCCCTAGGGCAACGCTATGATATTAGCGCTGGGTTATCCCATACTGTCAATATTCAGCACCTGTGGCTGCTGCAACTGGGAAACTGAAGTTTACCTGTGAATTACTTCTGATTGATTTAAAAATTGCTCTTCATCATCCTGACTAGTAAACTATTCAACATCATTGGGACGACCTGGGTACAGGAATCAACTTCTCCAAATGTGAGTTTCATGAACTCTAAACAGAGGCCAAGTATTTCAATGAAAATGTATCATCTGAATTGAGATATGCTAGGAGAAATACGCACCAGATTTCAAAGGCTtagcataaaaaagaatgtgggATATCTCATTAGTACTTTCCTATATCAGTTACACGTTAAAATGAcagtattttggatatattgacATGAGACATATTAGAATTGGTGTCacctatttccttttccttttttttttttttcccttttcctttttaaagtgacTACTAGAAGATGAGAACGACCCATGTGGCCTATGGGCTCCCCAGAAGGTtcagtaaagaactcacctgccaacgcaggagagccaggttcaatcactgggttgggaagatcccctggagatggagactgcaacccactccagtattcttgcctggagaatttgatggtcagagaagcctggcaggctacagtccatggcgttgcaaagagtcagacataactgagtgactatcacatacatacatatttatatgaaatatctgggatagacaaattcatagagacagaaagtacatcagtggtacatatacacactagTATAAAGTAGACAAtcaaaaggacctactgtatagcacagagaactacagttaatattttataataacctataaaggaagagaatctgaaaatatatatacacatacacacacacacacataactgaatcactataccgtacacctgaaactaataagatattgtaagtcaactttacttcaatattttaaaaaattggaaaaggtgagtttaaactaaaataataatacagttttatctcaaggatttaaaaattaaaaaggttaATATCGTGTTGATTTACAGagtgacatgatcctctacatagaaaaccctaaagactctaccagaaaattactagagctaatcaatgaatatagtaaagttgcaggatataaaattaacacacagaaatcccttgcattcctatacactaacaatgagaaaacagaaagagaagttaaggaaacaattccactcaccattgcaacgaaaagaataaaaaacttaggaataaatctacctaaagaaacaaaagacctatatatagaaaactataaaacaatgaggaaagaaatcaaagatgacacaaatagatggagaaatataccgtgttcatggatcagaagaatcaatgta from Cervus elaphus chromosome 4, mCerEla1.1, whole genome shotgun sequence includes:
- the LOC122692128 gene encoding phospholipase A2 inhibitor and Ly6/PLAUR domain-containing protein-like — translated: MTPSTKPETFLLTSMLLCTLLGLGYPLSCEVCIRNGAKCTGVMKTCAQDEDSCISVMTETNNKGSVDVTSYKGCAKSSECDPEFLSITVAPENYMGSDTRCCQTDGCNHKPLPVFRRNLTENGLRCPSCFSISTETCTPTQEVPCIGEETRCVTLTGLAQPGIRFAAQGCGTEAACHTKPGTLVPSGSRFLTIKKTSCHPSSHASGKAE